The Methanococcoides methylutens MM1 genome has a window encoding:
- a CDS encoding DUF1622 domain-containing protein: MDTYAIIEMILGLISTFFTIVGTVLITYGGLRSTYKVIMLEVFKRSYKYDTIRRELTDKIIFGLEFYIAADVIETVLAPTTEELIILGAIVGIRTVLGYFLGKEAKEYRLD, from the coding sequence GTGGATACATATGCTATCATAGAAATGATCTTAGGTTTAATTTCTACTTTTTTTACGATTGTAGGTACGGTTTTGATAACTTATGGTGGCTTGAGATCAACTTATAAGGTGATCATGCTTGAAGTTTTTAAAAGATCTTATAAGTATGATACTATCAGAAGGGAATTAACTGACAAAATAATATTCGGGCTTGAATTTTATATTGCAGCTGATGTTATTGAAACCGTTCTTGCTCCAACAACCGAAGAGCTTATAATATTGGGTGCTATCGTAGGCATAAGAACAGTTCTGGGATATTTCCTGGGCAAAGAAGCAAAAGAATATCGATTAGATTGA